The following are from one region of the Candidatus Obscuribacterales bacterium genome:
- a CDS encoding peptidylprolyl isomerase, giving the protein MRNCHRTNSPLLTMMLPVVALVLFTFVCLSQVAGAAPDHNRTLIGINKKPMNNPVVVMETNKGVIKVQIYEAEAPITSHNFLDLVKRGFYNGLGFHRYEPGFVIQGGDPKGTGTGGFIDPTTKKERNIPLEVKPNLKHEAGAIAMARTNDPNSASSQFYFTLAATPFLDMQYAVFGKVIDGMKVVESLRAGDKMTKVTVMEPAVK; this is encoded by the coding sequence ATGCGCAATTGTCATCGGACTAACAGCCCGCTTTTGACCATGATGCTACCGGTGGTGGCACTCGTTTTGTTTACCTTCGTATGCTTGAGTCAAGTTGCAGGTGCTGCCCCTGACCATAACCGTACGCTTATTGGTATTAATAAGAAACCTATGAACAATCCAGTTGTCGTAATGGAAACCAACAAAGGTGTAATTAAGGTTCAGATTTACGAAGCTGAAGCTCCAATCACCAGCCACAACTTCTTGGACTTGGTGAAGCGTGGCTTCTACAACGGTCTCGGCTTTCACCGCTATGAGCCGGGCTTTGTAATTCAAGGTGGCGACCCGAAGGGAACCGGCACCGGTGGATTTATCGATCCAACAACCAAAAAAGAGCGCAACATTCCATTGGAAGTAAAGCCGAACTTGAAGCATGAAGCAGGTGCTATTGCTATGGCAAGAACAAACGATCCTAATTCAGCTAGCTCACAGTTCTACTTCACGCTGGCTGCAACCCCATTCCTCGATATGCAATATGCCGTTTTCGGCAAAGTTATCGATGGCATGAAGGTAGTTGAAAGCCTCCGCGCTGGCGACAAAATGACCAAGGTCACCGTAATGGAGCCAGCTGTTAAATAG
- a CDS encoding tetratricopeptide repeat protein, translating to MIRAASLSLVLTALIGLPGYCDAQPGMAGTVSYHVANPDGQNALDIGDYARAESIYSAALGSAAKNSDDDMALHIGLGEALLWQGKNDKAAKEFAKAQSISKSVQNPRLQSQLLDDLSWLSQAKGNLSDAEQYCKDALNIRAEQKDDDDSDLIASMTHLAYLVDQNGRLEEAANLYKQALLKIGQDAKRRDLNVADTVEQLASIYWRQGKQQEAAGLFQEALQVKANFRGPASPYAPHPYWQDVIYSFYNGAPNCMRRNNQGQDQLITSADGLTVAASILPPSPDVPKAVRVELFIKNDSGHPVQFLPRPPIFMTMSPKMLYANMVDPSKMADTIEKKGDRQAAWVKFWGQNATQSVTTTVMGNGGWYPPVWGYGGSMPIINNYGNMSTITTQVPDYAAQQRALQKAADITSKARQNADAIRNHMLGSTTVAPGHTLGGYLYFDINQTQNIDLQIPVGNGTFDFQFPPR from the coding sequence ATGATTCGCGCTGCAAGCCTTTCGTTAGTACTAACGGCTCTTATTGGGTTGCCTGGCTATTGCGACGCACAGCCTGGGATGGCCGGCACGGTCAGCTACCATGTCGCTAACCCTGATGGACAAAATGCTCTCGATATAGGCGACTATGCCCGCGCCGAGTCAATATACAGCGCAGCTCTTGGGTCTGCGGCTAAAAATTCCGATGACGATATGGCTTTGCACATAGGACTTGGCGAAGCACTTCTTTGGCAGGGCAAGAATGACAAAGCCGCTAAGGAATTTGCTAAAGCGCAAAGTATAAGCAAGTCAGTGCAGAATCCAAGACTGCAGTCTCAACTGCTCGATGATCTTTCGTGGCTTAGCCAGGCTAAGGGCAATCTGAGCGATGCTGAGCAGTACTGCAAAGACGCGCTCAATATCCGTGCTGAGCAAAAGGATGATGATGACTCCGATCTTATCGCCAGTATGACTCACTTGGCTTATTTGGTTGACCAAAATGGACGCCTTGAAGAAGCGGCTAATTTATACAAGCAAGCATTACTTAAAATAGGACAGGATGCGAAAAGGCGTGACTTGAACGTGGCTGACACTGTTGAGCAGCTAGCTTCAATCTACTGGCGTCAAGGAAAGCAACAGGAAGCAGCAGGGCTCTTTCAAGAAGCACTGCAAGTTAAAGCTAATTTCCGAGGACCAGCTTCGCCATACGCGCCGCATCCATATTGGCAAGATGTAATTTATAGCTTCTACAACGGCGCACCAAACTGCATGCGTCGGAATAATCAGGGACAAGATCAGCTCATCACTTCTGCTGATGGATTGACTGTAGCAGCTTCAATTTTGCCGCCTTCTCCCGATGTGCCGAAAGCTGTACGTGTAGAGTTGTTTATCAAAAATGACAGCGGACATCCAGTGCAATTCTTGCCTCGCCCCCCAATATTTATGACGATGTCGCCAAAGATGCTTTATGCCAATATGGTTGATCCATCGAAGATGGCAGATACCATCGAGAAGAAGGGAGACAGGCAAGCAGCTTGGGTGAAATTCTGGGGGCAGAATGCCACGCAATCAGTGACGACTACTGTAATGGGAAATGGTGGCTGGTATCCGCCTGTCTGGGGATACGGCGGCTCAATGCCTATCATCAACAACTACGGCAATATGAGCACTATTACAACGCAAGTGCCTGACTATGCCGCTCAACAGCGTGCATTGCAGAAAGCCGCAGACATCACAAGCAAAGCAAGACAAAATGCCGATGCAATTCGTAATCACATGCTCGGGTCAACAACTGTTGCTCCAGGGCATACGCTTGGCGGATACCTGTATTTCGATATCAATCAAACGCAAAATATCGACTTGCAAATACCTGTCGGCAACGGCACATTCGACTTTCAATTCCCGCCGCGCTAG
- a CDS encoding Fic family protein: protein MANKKPDNKADFLTDSDGGENSNLMEPLLLASDSRHRPAITDLAISLAAKSSALRSSLPIGIRTALAALVRNMNCYYSNLIEGHNTHPIDIERALNNDYSKDATKRNLQLEAKAHVQVQSWIDQGGLSTAANTKEALLTIHRKFCEHLPAELLALEGVPIIPGEIRRHAVGVGSHIPISPGAVSRFLDRYEEVYASLGSSESLIAAAAAHHRLLWIHPFIDANGRVARLVSHAQLLNTLDTQSIWSIARGLARNEQAYKQHLAACDQTRRNSLDGRGNLSEEALAEFTKFFLRVCIDQVEFMESLVQPEKLRGRILSWAHSETNKDKLLPNSGAILEAILYRGELPRSDVPRILGLGDRQARRVVSGLANEGVLVSQSDRAPLHLAFPAALAPSWMPGLFPDRPTD from the coding sequence ATGGCAAATAAGAAACCGGACAATAAAGCGGACTTTTTAACGGACTCAGATGGAGGTGAGAACTCCAACCTGATGGAGCCGCTGCTCCTAGCTTCAGATTCACGTCACAGACCGGCAATAACCGATTTAGCAATCTCGCTAGCAGCAAAATCGTCAGCCTTACGCAGCAGCCTACCAATTGGCATACGGACAGCACTGGCAGCATTGGTTCGCAATATGAATTGCTATTACAGCAATTTGATTGAGGGGCACAATACTCATCCAATTGATATTGAACGTGCACTGAATAATGACTACAGCAAAGACGCAACGAAGCGCAATCTTCAGTTAGAAGCCAAAGCACATGTACAAGTACAAAGCTGGATAGACCAAGGCGGACTATCTACAGCCGCAAATACAAAAGAAGCACTGCTGACCATTCACCGAAAGTTTTGTGAGCACTTGCCTGCCGAATTGCTCGCCTTGGAAGGCGTACCGATAATTCCAGGAGAGATACGTAGGCACGCCGTTGGAGTTGGCAGCCATATTCCTATTAGTCCAGGAGCCGTGAGTCGCTTCTTGGATCGCTATGAGGAAGTCTATGCAAGTCTCGGATCCAGCGAATCACTTATTGCAGCTGCTGCTGCGCATCACCGATTACTATGGATACACCCCTTTATCGACGCCAACGGGCGCGTTGCCCGCCTAGTATCACATGCGCAGTTATTGAATACACTAGACACCCAAAGCATCTGGTCAATTGCCCGCGGTTTAGCCAGAAACGAACAAGCCTACAAGCAACATCTTGCGGCCTGCGATCAAACACGCAGGAATAGCCTCGATGGACGGGGCAATCTAAGCGAAGAAGCTCTGGCTGAATTCACCAAATTCTTTTTGCGAGTTTGCATAGATCAAGTAGAGTTTATGGAAAGTCTCGTACAACCCGAAAAGCTGCGCGGACGAATTTTGTCTTGGGCGCACAGCGAAACAAACAAGGACAAGTTATTGCCTAATTCAGGAGCTATTTTGGAGGCAATCTTGTACAGAGGGGAATTACCCAGGAGTGATGTACCAAGAATCCTCGGACTTGGCGATCGTCAAGCAAGAAGGGTTGTATCCGGATTAGCAAATGAAGGCGTTCTCGTTTCTCAAAGCGACCGCGCTCCACTACATTTGGCTTTCCCCGCCGCACTTGCTCCAAGCTGGATGCCGGGACTCTTCCCGGATAGACCGACAGACTAA
- the guaD gene encoding guanine deaminase, with protein MLKRNSAKKLIASMLGLIACLSTGSLPSMAADNKMTAVRGTFFDFVDDPWKHVGHEEESARFLPDGLLVMDKGTIVDFGPYADLASKYPGIATTTIQNRIIMPGFVDGHVHFPQTRVLGEYGLQLLPWLQEWIFPEEIKYKNPEYAREGVRRYFDNLLANGTTTVQDFGTSSSSAVEAFFDEASARNMRVICGIAGIDRNVPKDFATPPDQFYSECKRLIQKYHRKGRNLFAITPRFAYGDSADLLEKCQQLHKEFPDCWINTHVSENPTETRNAAREHDCADYLGCYEKYGLVGPKFTAGHGVWLSDGEMERLSKAGASISFCPNSNTFLGSGLFRLGKATDPINRVRMTFGSDMGGGNSFSMINVLNQAYKVGMCNNTMLDGSIDPRWHDEAQSERNKLNAYRAFYSLTLGGAQGLYLDELIGNFKPGKEADFVVIDWNGGPMATAWHQSLICDKPTNMKQAEQLLFGVMAVGDDRAIDETWVMGKRLYKKDAATGVAKGTKIKQTASK; from the coding sequence ATGCTAAAGCGCAATAGCGCCAAAAAACTAATAGCATCCATGCTCGGTCTCATTGCTTGTTTGTCAACAGGCAGTTTGCCGTCTATGGCTGCTGATAATAAGATGACCGCTGTTAGAGGGACATTCTTCGACTTCGTCGATGATCCCTGGAAACACGTTGGACACGAAGAAGAATCAGCTCGCTTTTTGCCTGATGGACTTCTCGTTATGGACAAAGGCACCATTGTAGATTTCGGACCATATGCCGATCTCGCTTCAAAATATCCAGGTATTGCAACTACAACAATTCAAAACCGCATTATTATGCCGGGTTTTGTTGACGGACACGTTCACTTCCCACAAACACGTGTGTTGGGTGAATACGGTTTGCAATTGTTGCCTTGGTTGCAAGAGTGGATATTCCCTGAAGAAATTAAATACAAAAATCCGGAATATGCACGTGAAGGCGTGAGACGCTATTTCGATAACTTGTTGGCTAATGGAACAACAACCGTGCAAGATTTCGGCACATCATCGTCATCTGCTGTTGAAGCATTTTTCGATGAAGCAAGTGCTCGCAACATGCGCGTGATTTGTGGTATTGCAGGTATCGATCGCAATGTGCCGAAAGATTTTGCAACACCGCCAGATCAGTTCTATTCTGAATGCAAGAGACTAATTCAGAAGTATCACCGCAAGGGCAGAAATCTTTTTGCCATCACACCAAGATTTGCTTATGGTGATTCGGCTGATTTGTTGGAGAAGTGCCAACAGTTGCACAAAGAATTTCCGGATTGCTGGATTAACACTCACGTTTCGGAAAATCCGACAGAGACAAGAAATGCTGCTAGAGAGCATGATTGTGCCGACTACCTAGGTTGTTATGAAAAGTACGGCTTGGTTGGTCCGAAGTTTACTGCCGGACACGGTGTGTGGTTGTCTGACGGCGAAATGGAACGTCTGTCTAAAGCAGGTGCTTCAATTTCGTTCTGTCCGAATTCCAATACATTCCTTGGTAGTGGACTCTTCCGTCTGGGTAAAGCAACCGATCCCATCAATCGTGTTCGCATGACCTTCGGATCAGACATGGGTGGCGGTAACAGCTTCTCCATGATCAACGTATTGAATCAGGCATACAAAGTCGGCATGTGCAACAACACGATGCTTGACGGTAGTATCGATCCGCGTTGGCATGATGAAGCTCAATCCGAGCGCAACAAGCTCAATGCTTATCGCGCTTTCTATTCGTTGACACTAGGCGGCGCTCAGGGACTTTATCTTGACGAATTAATCGGCAATTTCAAGCCTGGCAAAGAAGCTGACTTTGTTGTCATCGATTGGAATGGTGGACCAATGGCTACAGCCTGGCACCAATCATTGATTTGCGACAAACCAACAAACATGAAGCAAGCAGAGCAATTGCTCTTCGGCGTCATGGCAGTTGGCGATGATCGTGCAATTGATGAGACCTGGGTGATGGGCAAGCGTCTTTATAAGAAGGACGCTGCTACAGGAGTCGCCAAAGGGACCAAGATAAAACAGACCGCAAGTAAGTAA
- a CDS encoding dienelactone hydrolase family protein, whose amino-acid sequence MLQDSQSIAIDLGAAGSLIGDLTMLANPAGLVLFAHGSGSSRFSPRNQFVASRLNKSSLAALLIDLLTDKEEELDQFTRQFRFDIGLLSRRLLIAIDWSQKNSATCSLPIGLFGASTGGASAIIAGAVKQNVVKAVVSRGGRPDLACSHLNLLRAPTLLIVGEADLAVIDLNKVAMEKMRCKSELIVVPGATHLFEEAGALDLVSEYAANWFAKYLQPSVVSANESDGPQD is encoded by the coding sequence ATGCTGCAAGACTCCCAATCCATTGCCATTGACTTAGGGGCGGCTGGTTCCCTAATTGGCGATCTAACCATGTTGGCAAATCCTGCCGGACTGGTGCTCTTTGCGCACGGAAGTGGTAGCAGTCGTTTCAGTCCGCGTAATCAATTCGTTGCAAGCCGATTGAATAAATCAAGTTTGGCCGCACTGCTCATTGACCTGTTGACGGACAAAGAAGAAGAGCTTGATCAATTTACGCGACAGTTTCGATTTGATATTGGTCTTTTGTCCAGACGGCTACTAATTGCAATTGATTGGTCGCAGAAAAATAGCGCGACATGCTCGCTTCCTATAGGACTATTTGGTGCCAGCACTGGCGGTGCTTCCGCAATTATTGCCGGCGCGGTAAAACAAAATGTTGTAAAAGCTGTAGTCTCGCGCGGTGGCAGACCGGATTTGGCTTGTTCGCATCTAAATCTTTTACGCGCACCAACTTTACTCATTGTTGGTGAAGCAGACTTGGCGGTAATTGATCTGAACAAAGTAGCAATGGAAAAAATGCGTTGCAAAAGCGAACTAATAGTTGTGCCTGGTGCAACACATTTATTTGAAGAAGCAGGTGCTCTTGATTTGGTTAGTGAATACGCTGCCAATTGGTTTGCTAAATACTTGCAACCGTCTGTTGTGTCCGCTAATGAGTCTGATGGGCCGCAAGATTGA
- the ftsE gene encoding cell division ATP-binding protein FtsE, with product MIRLQNVNKDYGGRPALVNANLNIGLGEFAFLVGPSGAGKSTLMRLLYREEVPSSGKVFIGGVDITRIHARQVPLLRRRLGIVFQDYKLLPRQTVFDNVAYILRALGVDQSSINRRVTSALCVVNLEDKAKAYPDELSGGEQQRVGIARAIVNGPPVLLADEPTGNLDPQTSLEIVQLLERISSRGTTVLISTHDQFIVNSLRRRVISLRNGEIVSDVDSGTYEMEVKVATP from the coding sequence ATGATAAGACTTCAAAACGTCAATAAAGACTACGGCGGCAGACCTGCCCTAGTTAACGCAAATTTGAACATTGGACTCGGTGAGTTCGCGTTTTTAGTTGGTCCTTCCGGCGCGGGCAAGTCTACGCTCATGCGTCTTTTGTATCGTGAAGAAGTTCCATCTTCCGGCAAAGTTTTTATTGGCGGCGTTGATATCACGCGCATTCACGCAAGACAAGTTCCGCTCTTGCGCAGACGTTTGGGAATTGTTTTCCAAGACTATAAATTACTGCCGCGTCAAACAGTATTCGATAACGTTGCTTACATTTTGCGCGCATTAGGTGTTGATCAAAGTTCAATCAACAGACGTGTAACAAGTGCTCTTTGTGTAGTAAATCTAGAAGACAAAGCAAAAGCTTATCCGGATGAATTGTCCGGCGGTGAACAACAGCGTGTTGGCATTGCGCGAGCAATCGTCAACGGACCGCCAGTGCTTCTTGCGGACGAACCAACAGGTAATCTTGATCCACAAACATCGTTGGAAATTGTTCAATTGCTTGAACGTATTTCTTCACGTGGAACAACCGTACTTATTTCCACACACGATCAATTCATCGTCAACTCATTGCGTCGCCGCGTTATTAGTTTGCGCAACGGAGAAATTGTCTCTGACGTAGACAGCGGCACATACGAGATGGAGGTCAAAGTAGCGACTCCATGA
- a CDS encoding permease-like cell division protein FtsX, which produces MRQLRILARVGMETILGMRKSGWSNWLVIGILAVALTIFGGVLQLTMTLKNVVNAWGSQLEISAYLKDGYDPKAIAREISQLPQVSLVEIVPKDVAWRDMQSSFRVAGVNNPLPNTLHVRLNSMQVVEKTANKLQKIKAVEHVRYPLKVARNINRLRHFLELAGIIVTGALTAATLIVIGNTIHLVIEARQREIEILSLMGVSPWYIKGPLVLQGAAYGMGAAFLSLIILFGVNIYADSYVREQLLSFLPLLPNNMEYGLLPTFIILLLVGVAVGAGGSAWTSGRYIKV; this is translated from the coding sequence ATGAGACAGCTTCGTATCCTAGCTAGAGTTGGTATGGAAACAATTTTGGGCATGCGTAAAAGCGGCTGGTCCAACTGGCTCGTCATAGGCATTTTGGCTGTTGCACTCACCATCTTCGGTGGTGTCTTGCAATTGACCATGACCTTAAAAAATGTCGTTAATGCCTGGGGTTCGCAACTGGAAATTTCTGCCTACTTAAAAGATGGCTATGACCCTAAAGCAATTGCTCGCGAGATAAGCCAGTTGCCACAAGTATCGCTGGTAGAAATCGTTCCAAAAGATGTCGCCTGGCGCGATATGCAATCAAGCTTCCGTGTAGCAGGGGTCAACAACCCATTGCCTAATACTTTGCACGTAAGACTCAACTCAATGCAAGTTGTGGAAAAGACCGCCAACAAATTGCAGAAAATCAAAGCCGTTGAGCACGTTCGCTATCCGCTAAAAGTAGCGCGCAACATCAATCGCTTGCGCCACTTCTTGGAATTAGCCGGCATTATCGTGACAGGCGCATTGACCGCTGCCACTCTAATCGTGATAGGCAACACCATTCACCTTGTAATCGAAGCCAGACAGCGTGAAATTGAAATTCTTTCCTTGATGGGCGTAAGTCCCTGGTACATCAAAGGGCCTCTAGTATTGCAAGGCGCAGCCTACGGAATGGGCGCCGCATTTCTTTCATTGATAATTCTCTTCGGCGTCAACATCTATGCCGACTCATACGTCCGCGAGCAGCTGTTGAGCTTCCTGCCTCTTCTGCCCAACAACATGGAATACGGCTTGTTACCGACATTCATCATTCTGCTTCTAGTCGGCGTAGCCGTAGGAGCAGGCGGCAGCGCCTGGACATCCGGACGTTACATCAAGGTTTAG